In one Pseudomonas sp. SG20056 genomic region, the following are encoded:
- a CDS encoding APC family permease encodes MHDPDISLTSPVGLAQASADARIRKPSLGLTALLAVAIGLVVSQGVMVLMLQGAGIAGLGFLIPLALAFVLALTYVVSFAELALMIPRAGSLSSYTEVALGHFPAILATFSGYVVVAMFALSAELLLLDLIINEVYPGAFPSMLIAYGVLVVFTLLNLLGIDIFARLQSALALIMVVVLLALGLAAVTGSGSEPALSTSISSDWNPMGASVMTLVALAIWGFVGAEFVCPLVEESRRPQRSIPWSMILGVTVIFITIALYCVGALLYVPQDALASSALPHYLFATALFGEAGKIFLVVAAITATCSTVNTSLAAIPRMLYGMAVNGQAFPQFKMLSKKYQAPWVAVLFVAAITGLPVVFMGDDPAAIGLLLLAAAVAWLLAYIICHLDVIALRRRYPDLARPFKTPFYPLPQLLGIAGMLVSIYYVSPTPEMTASIFYSAGAVLGLVSVIAVLWIKLVMRKPLFTPEPIDKVLARK; translated from the coding sequence ATGCACGACCCCGATATCAGCCTTACGTCCCCCGTTGGTCTGGCTCAAGCAAGCGCAGACGCGCGCATACGTAAACCCAGCCTGGGCCTCACCGCCCTGCTCGCCGTGGCTATCGGCCTGGTGGTGTCACAGGGCGTGATGGTGTTGATGCTGCAAGGCGCGGGCATCGCCGGCCTGGGCTTTCTGATCCCCCTGGCGCTGGCGTTTGTATTGGCCCTGACCTATGTAGTGTCGTTCGCCGAGCTGGCGCTGATGATCCCCCGCGCCGGCAGCCTGAGCAGTTATACCGAGGTGGCTCTGGGACATTTTCCGGCGATTCTGGCGACCTTCTCCGGCTATGTGGTGGTGGCGATGTTTGCCCTATCGGCGGAGTTGCTGCTGCTTGATCTGATCATCAACGAGGTCTACCCCGGCGCTTTCCCGAGCATGCTGATCGCCTATGGCGTGCTGGTGGTGTTTACCTTGCTCAACCTGCTGGGCATCGACATCTTCGCCCGCCTGCAATCGGCCCTGGCGCTGATCATGGTGGTCGTGCTGCTGGCCCTCGGCCTGGCGGCGGTGACTGGCAGCGGCAGCGAGCCAGCGCTGAGCACCTCAATCAGCAGCGACTGGAACCCCATGGGTGCCAGCGTGATGACTCTGGTGGCGCTGGCCATCTGGGGCTTTGTCGGCGCCGAGTTCGTCTGCCCACTGGTGGAAGAGTCGCGTCGCCCGCAGCGCAGTATTCCTTGGTCGATGATCCTCGGCGTGACGGTGATCTTTATCACCATCGCCCTCTACTGCGTCGGCGCGCTGCTCTATGTGCCGCAGGATGCGCTGGCCAGCTCGGCCCTGCCGCACTACCTGTTCGCCACTGCGCTGTTTGGCGAAGCCGGGAAAATCTTCCTGGTGGTTGCCGCCATCACCGCCACCTGCAGTACGGTCAACACCTCACTGGCGGCCATCCCGCGCATGCTCTATGGCATGGCGGTCAACGGCCAGGCCTTCCCGCAATTCAAAATGCTCAGCAAGAAGTACCAGGCACCCTGGGTCGCCGTGCTGTTCGTGGCCGCCATTACTGGCCTGCCGGTGGTGTTTATGGGCGATGACCCGGCTGCCATCGGCCTGTTGCTGCTGGCTGCAGCGGTGGCCTGGCTACTGGCTTACATCATCTGCCACCTGGATGTGATCGCCCTGCGCCGTCGTTATCCTGATCTGGCCCGTCCATTCAAGACGCCCTTCTACCCGCTGCCGCAGCTCCTGGGCATCGCCGGTATGCTGGTATCGATCTACTACGTGTCGCCCACCCCGGAGATGACCGCCTCGATCTTCTATAGCGCCGGTGCGGTACTCGGCCTGGTATCGGTCATAGCCGTACTGTGGATCAAACTGGTGATGCGCAAACCCCTGTTCACCCCGGAGCCCATCGACAAGGTGCTGGCACGCAAATGA
- a CDS encoding aspartate aminotransferase family protein: MTVPNTPNRQTQDYQALDAAHHIHAFLDQKALNAEGPRVMVRGEGLYLWDNDGKRYLDGMSGLWCTNLGYGRKDLVAAASKQMEQLSYYNMFFHTTHPAVVELSETLFSLLPAHYSHAIYTNSGSEANEVLIRTVRRYWQILGRPEKKVMIGRWNGYHGSTLAATALGGMQFMHEMGGMLPDIEHIDEPYWYANGGELTPTEFGRRCALQLEEKILELGAENVAGFIAEPFQGAGGMIFPPESYWPEIQRICRQYNVLLCADEVIGGFGRTGEWFAHQHFGFQPDTLSIAKGLTSGYVPMGGLVLSKRIAEVLVEQGGVFAHGLTYSGHPVAAAVALANIKALRDEGVVNRVKDDTGPYLQQCLREVFGNHPLVGDIQGTGLVAALQFAEDKTSRKRFANEGDIAWRCRTIGFEEGVIIRSTQGRMIMAPALVAGRTELDELVAKTKLAVDRTAMELGLL, from the coding sequence ATGACAGTCCCAAACACCCCCAACCGCCAGACTCAGGACTACCAGGCGCTGGATGCCGCCCACCATATCCACGCCTTTCTCGACCAGAAAGCGCTGAATGCCGAAGGGCCACGCGTGATGGTGCGCGGCGAGGGCCTGTACCTGTGGGATAACGATGGCAAGCGCTACCTCGACGGCATGTCCGGGCTCTGGTGCACCAACCTCGGGTACGGCCGCAAGGACCTGGTCGCAGCGGCTAGCAAGCAGATGGAGCAGCTCTCGTACTACAACATGTTCTTCCACACCACCCACCCGGCGGTGGTCGAGCTGTCGGAAACCCTGTTCAGCCTGCTGCCCGCGCATTACAGCCACGCCATCTACACCAACTCCGGCTCCGAGGCCAACGAGGTGCTGATCCGCACCGTGCGCCGCTACTGGCAGATTCTCGGCAGGCCTGAGAAGAAGGTGATGATCGGCCGCTGGAACGGTTACCACGGCTCCACCCTGGCGGCTACGGCGCTGGGCGGCATGCAATTTATGCACGAAATGGGCGGCATGCTGCCGGATATCGAGCACATCGACGAGCCTTACTGGTACGCCAATGGCGGTGAGCTGACCCCGACCGAATTCGGCCGCCGCTGCGCCCTGCAACTGGAAGAGAAGATTCTCGAACTGGGTGCGGAAAACGTCGCCGGCTTTATCGCTGAGCCGTTCCAGGGAGCCGGCGGCATGATTTTCCCGCCGGAAAGCTACTGGCCGGAAATCCAGCGCATCTGCCGCCAGTACAACGTGCTGCTGTGCGCCGACGAGGTGATCGGCGGCTTCGGTCGCACCGGTGAATGGTTCGCCCACCAGCACTTCGGCTTCCAGCCAGACACCCTATCGATCGCCAAGGGCCTGACCTCGGGCTATGTACCGATGGGCGGCCTGGTGCTTTCCAAGCGCATCGCCGAGGTGCTGGTGGAACAGGGCGGCGTATTCGCCCACGGCCTGACTTACTCCGGCCACCCGGTCGCGGCAGCTGTGGCGCTGGCCAATATCAAGGCGCTGCGTGATGAAGGCGTGGTCAACCGGGTCAAGGACGATACCGGCCCCTACCTGCAGCAGTGCCTGCGTGAGGTGTTCGGCAATCACCCGCTGGTCGGCGATATCCAAGGCACCGGCCTGGTCGCAGCCCTGCAGTTCGCCGAGGACAAGACCAGCCGCAAACGTTTCGCCAATGAAGGTGATATCGCCTGGCGCTGCCGCACCATCGGCTTCGAGGAAGGCGTGATTATCCGCTCCACCCAGGGCCGCATGATCATGGCCCCTGCCCTGGTGGCCGGACGCACGGAGCTGGACGAGCTGGTGGCCAAAACCAAACTCGCGGTGGATCGCACAGCAATGGAACTGGGCTTGCTGTAA